In Ostrea edulis chromosome 6, xbOstEdul1.1, whole genome shotgun sequence, a single window of DNA contains:
- the LOC125646426 gene encoding uncharacterized protein LOC125646426, producing the protein MDSSFRCEGYLKNLCTCKSCFRKLVEPFTLECGDILCRYCVDNFVTETCDPITCPVCDQKMPGSKVTPNSHIEKLVRILDEATALYGFIKKHPFCDEHETVSATHFCYNCSYSLCKNCAKVHERSTAAEPHVCTETGSIDEVTNVSDVLLVRGKDLEFCDVHPNRTLTLWCLVCDCPVCEQCSLLKHKGHTHEYLSKITEHTEGELNEIKTQAEKYIREQIFEKEKLFQEESILKTELAHGTNKINKWHIEVCRDLERKKGYLLNNFGLKMRAREQELGNHSVELFEKRSLHLNALLERCKLIDSIPYFGNSMDIIREHASIKHMWNQLKVPWAYERPVEDVNIHFRHTESTLNCLHETPYGEIQITPRRNEILDKSAQVACDVPCQYEQTSSFDSRVRVTCMRVLDRETLVVVSHSSTKCIRFSFEGKMIWEFRDKLIGPYDVISGSKKKGLYLLVSDPGELSSETPGFIRLYKERKNSVLFDRNCIKDTYPRGLAIRESTLFVCNVKDSVIESYGIGHNFECRLLKKYTLRENMKSPIYVDPVCEGRFVVTSLELGVDLVDMNDDNGRSSHVVDYTEDFMPSNCVCGHGETLFVGNKIFPQLMVKSLKDINKEFISEIDTAHGPITTVTYDNQNTTIWVALKDGTVTRLCKQCRTTNEDSVTDDMKTA; encoded by the exons ATGGACAG CTCATTTCGTTGTGAGGGCTACCTGAAGAATTTGTGTACTTGCAAATCTTGCTTCCGAAAATTGGTGGAGCCTTTCACCTTAGAATGTGGCGACATTTTGTGCAGATACTGTGTGGACAATTTCGTGACCGAAACTTGTGATCCTATCACTTGTCCAGTTTGTGATCAGAAAATGCCCGGAAGTAAAGTGACGCCCAACAGTCATATTGAGAAGTTGGTTCGAATACTTGACGAGGCCACCGCCTTGTATGGCTTCATTAAAAAACATCCTTTTTGTGACGAACATGAAACTGTATCTGCTACACATTTCTGCTACAACTGTTCTTATTCACTCTGTAAGAATTGTGCAAAAGTTCACGAGCGTTCGACCGCAGCAGAACCTCACGTATGTACAGAAACAGGAAGTATTGATGAAGTCACCAATGTCTCCGATGTACTTCTCGTGCGAGGGAAAGATCTGGAGTTCTGTGACGTACACCCCAATAGAACCTTAACGCTCTGGTGTTTGGTCTGTGACTGTCCTGTGTGTGAGCAATGTAGTTTACTGAAACATAAAGGCCATACTCACGAGTATCTATCCAAGATTACAGAACATACGGAGGGcgaattaaatgaaattaaaacacAAGCCGAAAAATACATACGCGAACAAATATTTGAGAAAGAAAAGCTTTTTCAAGAGGAATCAATCCTGAAAACTGAACTGGCTCACGGCACAAATAAGATAAATAAATGGCACATTGAGGTGTGCAGAGATCTAGAAAGGAAGAAAGGCTACTTGCTGAACAATTTCGGATTGAAAATGCGAGCACGAGAACAAGAATTGGGAAATCATTCCGTGGAACTTTTCGAGAAACGCTCTTTGCATTTAAACGCCTTACTAGAAAGGTGTAAACTAATTGATTCTATTCCATATTTCGGAAACTCGATGGATATAATACGTGAACACGCCAGTATTAAACATATGTGGAACCAACTTAAAGTTCCCTGGGCTTATGAACGACCTGTGGAAGACGTAAATATACACTTTAGGCACACTGAGTCAACGCTTAACTGTTTACACGAGACACCTTATGGAGAGATTCAGATTACCCCAAGAAGAAACGAAATTTTG GATAAATCAGCACAAGTAGCCTGTGACGTTCCCTGCCAGTACGAACAAACGAGCTCCTTCGACTCTCGTGTGCGTGTAACCT GTATGCGTGTTCTGGACAGAGAGACACTAGTCGTGGTCAGTCATTCGTCGACAAAGTGTATTCGGTTTTCATTCGAAGGTAAAATGATCTGGGAATTCCGAGATAAACTAATAGGACCATACGATGTTATATCAGGGAGCAAAAAGAAAGGGTTGTATCTGTTGGTGTCGGATCCCGGAGAGTTATCTA GCGAGACTCCGGGATTTATCAGACTttacaaagaaaggaaaaattcGGTATTGTTTGATAGAAACTGCATAAAGGACACTTATCCAAGGGGTCTTGCCATCCGTGAAAGCACGTTGTTTGTCTGTAATGTCAAGGACTCCGTAATAGAATCTTATGGTATAGGACACAATTTTGAATGTCGTCTACTGAAAAAATATACCTTACGAGAAAATATGAAATCACCAATATATGTAGACCCTGTGTGTGAAGGAAGGTTTGTAGTGACAAGTTTGGAACTGGGGGTTGATTTAGTTGACATGAATGACGACAATGGTCGTTCCAGTCACGTCGTGGATTACACGGAAGACTTCATGCCCTCTAACTGCGTTTGTGGTCATGGCGAGACTCTCTTTGTGGGAAACAAAATCTTTCCGCAGTTGATGGTGAAAagtttgaaagatataaacaaagAATTCATTTCCGAAATAGATACTGCACATGGTCCAATAACCACAGTGACGTATGACAATCAAAATACAACGATCTGGGTAGCTTTAAAAGATGGGACAGTGACACGGTTATGTAAACAATGTAGGACGACGAACGAAGATTCTGTCACTGATGATATGAAAACTGCCTGA
- the LOC125647329 gene encoding uncharacterized protein LOC125647329 — translation MNGKDTTEALSEVIFDGMSIPPFRPLRVNTRQRFEEIRDLDTCPDDVIVTTYPKSGSHWVWEIVGMLLRGKAEYVKEGKESVFLEALDDLDVINSMTSPRPLNTHVPYRWLPMKHLKNGGKIVHVIRNPKDIAVSMFFHFKGSGEFVNSERLSFDDCINRMISYEPNQPYGGWFTYERDFLKQAAGDNVPIHILHFERLKRHPLEEIKRLSAYLGVRYTNQLIEDISEKCNFTNLKEADDTIKEKTLYKSIVLGANPTYQGDMTKVNPKSFFREGKIGNWREHFTVSQSERFDAFYNAQMQDFHLPVELKHTDITRQSVMSCKGGLEESKIIKEVVFDGMSLPPFKPLRKDVEGRLNAIRNMKTRPDDILLAIYPKSGTHWVWEIVWMLLNGRPEYVKEGKESLFMEAVEDMSVIDSLKSPRVLNTNLPFRWLPKKHLESDGKIIHVIRNPKDVCVSLYYHFKGSGLFVHSEGVQFSDCFEGLFSDKRKPPYGGWFAYEKDFEEAISKNYNIHVLHFENLKKNPMVEIKRLAEYLQVPFSEKLLQEISTNCTFSKLKEADDNLKEKAKYKKIVIGANPKFQGDVDRVQYKSFFRKGEVGDWKTHFTVRQSERFDALYREKMADSTIKVEFE, via the exons ATGAATGGAAAAGACACAACGGAGGCATTGTCAGAAGTAATTTTTGATGGCATGTCAATTCCTCCATTTAGGCCATTGCGAGTCAATACCAGACAGAGGTTTGAGGAAATTCGCGATCTTGACACCTGTCCAGATGATGTAATTGTTACAACCTACCCAAAATCTG GCTCCCACTGGGTATGGGAGATCGTTGGTATGCTATTACGAGGGAAAGCAGAGTATGTCAAAGAGGGGAAAGAGTCGGTATTTCTGGAAGCATTGGATGATCTGGATGTCATTAACTCAATGACGTCACCCAGGCCACTCAATACCCACGTGCCCTACCGATGGCTCCcgatgaaacatttgaaaaatggcgggaaaatTGTACATGTGATACGAAATCCAAAAGACATTGCTGTGTCaatgtttttccattttaaagGAAGTGGAGAATTTGTCAATAGTGAAAGACTTAGCTTTGACGATTGCATAAATCGCATGATTTCCTATGAACCAA ATCAGCCATATGGTGGGTGGTTTACCTACGAAAGGGACTTTCTAAAGCAGGCAGCGGGCGACAACGTGCCCATTCACATTCTTCATTTCGAACGACTGAAAAGG CACCCACTTGAGGAAATAAAACGCTTGTCAGCCTACCTGGGAGTGCGCTACACTAATCAGTTAATTGAAGACATTTCcgaaaaatgtaattttactaATCTCAAAGAAGCAGACGACACCATCAAGGAAAAGACTCTCTACAAGAGCATTGTCCTCGGTGCCAATCCCACTTATCAAGGTGACATGACTAAAGTCAATCCCAAATCGTTTTTCCGTGAAG GGAAAATCGGAAACTGGAGGGAACATTTTACGGTATCACAAAGCGAGCGTTTCGATGCATTTTACAATGCTCAGATGCAAGACTTTCATTTACCTGTTGAAT TGAAACACACGGACATTACCCGGCAGTCAGTCATGTCCTGTAAAGGTGGTCTAGAAGAAAGCAAGATCATAAAAGAAGTGGTTTTCGATGGGATGTCTCTGCCACCATTTAAACCACTTCGCAAAGATGTGGAAGGGCGACTCAATGCCATCAGAAACATGAAAACGAGGCCCGATGACATTTTGTTGGCCATATATCCAAAATCAG GAACACACTGGGTATGGGAAATTGTTTGGATGCTTCTAAATGGCAGACCTGAATATGTAAAAGAAGGCAAGGAATCTCTCTTCATGGAAGCTGTGGAAGACATGAGTGTCATCGATTCACTGAAGTCTCCAAGGGTGCTGAACACAAACTTACCATTCCGTTGGTTGCCAAAGAAACACTTGGAAAGTGATGGCAAAATTATTCATGTCATTCGAAACCCCAAAGATGTATGTGTGTCGCTGTACTACCACTTCAAAGGTAGTGGTTTGTTTGTCCATAGCGAGGGTGTACAGTTTTCTGACTGCTTTGAAGGACTCTTTTCGGACAAAA GAAAACCTCCATATGGTGGATGGTTTGCCTACGAGAAGGATTTTGAAGAAGCAATTTCCAAAAATTACAACATACACGTTCTAcactttgaaaatttgaaaaag AATCCAATGGTTGAGATCAAAAGACTGGCGGAATACTTACAAGTTCCCTTCTCAGAAAAGCTTCTGCAAGAGATATCAACAAACTGCACattcagcaaacttaaagaagcaGACGACAATTTGAAAGAGAAGGCTAAGTACAAGAAAATAGTGATCGGTGCAAATCCAAAGTTCCAAGGCGATGTTGACAGAGTTCAGTACAAGTCTTTCTTTAGAAAAG GCGAAGTTGGGGATTGGAAAACCCATTTTACCGTCCGACAAAGTGAACGCTTTGATGCTTTGTACAGAGAGAAAATGGCAGATTCAACAATTAAAGTAGAATTtgaatga